The following coding sequences are from one Halorubrum sp. BOL3-1 window:
- a CDS encoding sulfite exporter TauE/SafE family protein, with product MLSSLLDGGGVLGTSPEMLALFVGFGLVVGVLFGFFGMGGSFLVTPALLMLDYPAPVAVGSGMAFVFGTAVIATLKHHDLGQVDYKLGAIMITGTTIGIEVGRASVYYLESLGLAGGIISVSYVVLLGGVGAMVTRDALNGDGGSGVDHEATDQDLTEYEVPEIAKKVQRTIRIPPMVTLRGDVRVSVWVITAVAFSTGILSGFLGVGGGFIRMPAMIYAIGVPVPVAVGTDLFEIVFSGGLGSYLYGQGGGVDLGIVAPLLFGSALGARIGSAATAVVDADGIKIYFGGMLVIGAIAVGIGEIGSYIGNPTLELIGLVLVIGAAVVVAFAILYTTITSLRKTRRQTATAAD from the coding sequence GTGCTCAGTAGCCTTCTGGACGGGGGCGGGGTCTTGGGGACGAGTCCCGAGATGTTGGCGCTGTTCGTTGGATTCGGACTCGTCGTCGGCGTCCTGTTCGGATTCTTCGGCATGGGCGGGTCGTTCCTTGTCACCCCTGCCTTGCTTATGCTGGACTATCCAGCGCCTGTCGCAGTCGGTAGTGGGATGGCGTTCGTCTTCGGGACAGCAGTCATCGCGACCCTCAAACACCACGACCTCGGGCAGGTCGACTACAAGCTTGGCGCGATCATGATCACCGGGACCACAATCGGCATCGAAGTCGGTCGCGCCAGCGTCTATTACCTCGAGTCACTAGGGCTCGCTGGCGGTATCATCAGTGTCTCGTACGTCGTACTGCTCGGCGGTGTCGGCGCAATGGTGACCCGTGATGCGTTAAACGGTGATGGTGGGAGTGGTGTTGACCACGAAGCGACCGACCAGGATCTCACCGAGTATGAAGTTCCCGAAATTGCCAAAAAGGTCCAACGGACCATTCGAATCCCGCCGATGGTAACACTCCGTGGCGATGTCCGCGTTTCCGTGTGGGTTATTACCGCTGTTGCCTTCTCAACCGGCATTTTGTCGGGCTTCCTTGGTGTCGGTGGCGGCTTTATTCGGATGCCGGCGATGATTTATGCCATTGGCGTTCCGGTGCCCGTCGCTGTCGGTACTGACCTCTTCGAGATCGTCTTCTCCGGTGGTCTCGGGAGTTACCTCTATGGACAGGGTGGCGGTGTAGACCTTGGTATCGTCGCTCCACTACTGTTCGGGAGCGCACTTGGCGCGCGTATCGGATCAGCTGCGACCGCCGTTGTCGACGCTGACGGTATCAAAATCTACTTCGGTGGGATGCTCGTAATTGGTGCCATTGCGGTAGGTATCGGCGAAATCGGGTCCTACATCGGTAACCCGACGCTCGAACTTATCGGGCTAGTACTCGTCATCGGGGCGGCAGTCGTCGTCGCCTTCGCGATCCTCTACACGACGATCACTTCGCTCCGCAAGACGCGTCGCCAGACGGCTACAGCCGCAGACTGA
- a CDS encoding universal stress protein: MRALCATDLSAASEAAIENETCLECLGRIGVDTIHLVTVVPANVHSGMPGVNFKQRRRQGMNQYRQVIEAAGFDVETHVVRGTPYRRINGIAETVHANLSVVGSRGQSPLENRVIGSTARNLARTTVVPLLVNRVERATDDPDVLREHLFQRILFATDFSENADRAFDAFSYLRHATEEATLVHVRSPKDEGVDAGVTPREQLADHASTLENWDIDTRIEVRQGDPANEILSVEAEVTPSTILVGSKGRSRIRRLLLGSVSEDVVAQATGNVFLVPPPRAV; the protein is encoded by the coding sequence ATGAGGGCCCTGTGCGCGACTGATCTTTCGGCTGCGAGTGAGGCTGCGATAGAGAACGAAACCTGTCTCGAGTGCCTAGGCCGTATTGGCGTCGACACGATCCATCTCGTGACAGTCGTCCCGGCGAACGTCCACTCCGGAATGCCCGGCGTGAATTTTAAGCAGCGACGCCGACAAGGAATGAACCAATATCGCCAGGTAATCGAAGCGGCAGGGTTCGACGTCGAGACGCACGTCGTCCGCGGAACTCCGTATCGACGAATCAATGGCATCGCTGAAACCGTACACGCCAATCTATCTGTCGTCGGATCACGTGGGCAGAGCCCGTTGGAGAACCGCGTTATCGGTTCGACCGCACGCAACCTCGCGCGGACAACTGTCGTGCCGTTATTGGTCAATCGCGTCGAGCGGGCAACGGACGACCCCGATGTCCTCCGAGAACATCTCTTTCAGCGAATTCTCTTCGCGACGGACTTTTCGGAGAACGCCGACCGAGCGTTCGACGCCTTCTCATACCTCCGTCACGCGACCGAGGAAGCAACACTCGTTCACGTTCGGTCGCCAAAAGACGAGGGCGTCGACGCCGGTGTCACTCCACGAGAACAGTTGGCCGATCACGCGAGTACGCTCGAAAACTGGGATATCGATACACGGATCGAGGTTCGACAAGGAGACCCAGCTAATGAAATACTTTCCGTCGAAGCGGAGGTAACGCCGTCGACAATCCTCGTCGGGTCAAAGGGGCGAAGCCGCATTCGCCGACTCCTGTTGGGTAGTGTCTCTGAAGATGTCGTCGCACAGGCGACGGGGAACGTCTTTCTCGTCCCGCCTCCCCGAGCGGTCTAA
- a CDS encoding MFS transporter gives MTGTTELKQGIREHFGQFSLHVLLVFATGLTIGSERAVVPVLGEDVLAVDSFLVIGSFVVSFGFVKALLNLYAGKWGEAYGRKPVLILGWATALPLPVILIFAPSWGWITAGNVLLGINQALTWSMAINAKIDLASPDQRGLAVGIDEAFGYTGVAAGAWITGVIAARTGLRPEPFYFLAVVVVLAFLISIFLIKETVQYAEAEGDDDHHDANLPFVEVLKRATYGDRTLFAAAQAGHIENFVDTLFWIAVPLYLISQGLPIDAVGLVVGIHSAMYFGQIATGGLADRIGRRPPVIWGMFLAGGGVLGMVLVEGYLAWAVLAAVSGIGMALLYPNLMTVPSDAAHPTWRSEGMGVYRMWRDSGYGVGAIVIGLSMEFLNAEAAFYVTAGLMFVSGTVVYLWMEETHPEFGTHEAPAPATSGSGDVTAED, from the coding sequence ATGACTGGAACAACTGAGCTCAAACAGGGAATCCGCGAACACTTCGGACAGTTCTCGCTACACGTCCTCTTGGTGTTCGCGACCGGACTGACCATCGGGTCTGAACGTGCCGTTGTGCCGGTGCTGGGCGAGGACGTGCTCGCCGTCGATTCGTTCCTGGTCATCGGCTCGTTCGTCGTCTCCTTCGGATTCGTGAAGGCCCTACTCAACCTCTACGCCGGGAAGTGGGGCGAAGCGTACGGCCGCAAGCCGGTGCTCATCCTCGGGTGGGCAACGGCACTCCCCCTCCCGGTAATCCTCATCTTTGCGCCCAGCTGGGGCTGGATTACCGCCGGAAACGTCCTACTCGGCATCAATCAGGCGCTGACCTGGAGTATGGCCATCAACGCGAAGATCGACCTCGCGAGCCCCGACCAGCGTGGGCTTGCGGTCGGTATCGACGAGGCGTTCGGCTACACGGGCGTCGCCGCCGGGGCGTGGATTACCGGCGTTATCGCCGCGCGGACGGGCCTCCGTCCGGAGCCGTTCTACTTCCTCGCGGTCGTCGTTGTGCTGGCGTTCTTGATCTCGATTTTCCTGATCAAGGAGACTGTCCAGTACGCGGAGGCCGAGGGCGACGACGACCACCACGACGCGAACCTTCCGTTTGTCGAGGTCCTGAAGCGCGCGACCTACGGCGACAGAACACTGTTTGCCGCGGCCCAGGCCGGCCATATCGAGAACTTCGTCGACACGCTGTTCTGGATCGCTGTCCCGCTGTACCTGATCAGCCAAGGGCTGCCCATCGACGCCGTCGGTCTCGTCGTTGGGATTCACAGCGCGATGTACTTCGGTCAGATTGCGACCGGCGGGCTCGCCGACCGTATCGGGCGCCGCCCGCCTGTGATCTGGGGGATGTTCCTCGCTGGTGGTGGTGTCCTCGGAATGGTGCTTGTCGAGGGCTACCTCGCGTGGGCCGTGCTGGCGGCGGTCTCCGGGATCGGGATGGCGCTGTTGTATCCGAACCTGATGACCGTGCCTAGCGACGCGGCCCACCCGACGTGGCGCTCGGAGGGGATGGGTGTCTATCGGATGTGGCGTGACTCCGGATACGGTGTCGGTGCCATCGTGATCGGGCTGTCAATGGAGTTCCTGAACGCCGAAGCCGCATTCTACGTGACCGCAGGCCTGATGTTCGTCTCTGGCACGGTCGTATACCTCTGGATGGAAGAAACGCACCCCGAGTTCGGGACTCACGAGGCTCCTGCGCCTGCGACGTCAGGTTCTGGAGATGTCACTGCGGAAGACTGA
- a CDS encoding rhodanese-like domain-containing protein, translated as MQELSPDELSEQLYDGDEAPLVLDIRHREEFEEWHIPGSRNVDVYDELTDDPEQAKEFLSRLPNDNQVVTVCAAGVVSQTATNVLRDLGYDAVTLADGMSGWSRVHRNASVPVDIDGTLVQVARPGKGCLSHVLVSDGDAAVFDPSQYIDEYESILDEFDADLVGVFDTHAHADHVSGAVELAERHDVSYYLHSEDALALDATPIKDSQRVTVGQLDVEVIHTPGHSAGSVSFDVAGEALLTGDTLFHESVGRVELGVEAGIEESDVEDNAATLYESLHRLLDSPDDVLVLPAHDPGSPNPPVTATLGEVNARNDDLRRDREEFVETLASDIPDHPPNFERVKRANVGQESVPADELADLELGPNNCAAE; from the coding sequence ATGCAGGAACTATCGCCGGACGAACTAAGCGAACAGCTGTACGATGGTGACGAGGCCCCGTTGGTTCTCGATATCCGCCACCGCGAGGAGTTTGAGGAGTGGCACATTCCGGGCAGTCGAAACGTCGACGTCTACGACGAATTGACAGACGACCCCGAGCAGGCGAAGGAGTTCCTCTCAAGGCTCCCCAATGACAACCAGGTCGTTACTGTCTGTGCTGCGGGAGTCGTCTCCCAGACCGCGACGAACGTCCTCCGAGATTTGGGATACGATGCGGTGACGCTTGCGGACGGAATGAGCGGCTGGAGCCGTGTTCACCGGAACGCGTCCGTTCCGGTTGATATTGACGGCACGCTCGTTCAAGTCGCCCGGCCGGGGAAGGGCTGTCTGTCGCACGTCCTCGTTTCGGATGGGGACGCTGCCGTCTTCGATCCGTCGCAGTACATCGATGAGTATGAGTCGATACTCGACGAGTTCGACGCCGACCTGGTCGGCGTTTTCGACACACACGCCCACGCAGACCACGTCTCGGGCGCTGTAGAACTCGCTGAACGACACGACGTCTCCTACTACCTCCATTCCGAGGACGCGCTCGCACTCGATGCGACACCAATCAAGGACAGCCAACGTGTGACGGTCGGTCAACTGGACGTCGAGGTCATTCACACGCCGGGACACAGTGCGGGGAGCGTCTCCTTCGACGTTGCTGGCGAAGCACTCCTCACCGGCGACACGCTGTTCCACGAAAGCGTGGGTCGGGTCGAACTCGGCGTCGAAGCTGGTATCGAAGAGTCTGACGTCGAGGACAACGCCGCTACGCTCTACGAGAGTCTCCACCGACTGCTCGACTCTCCGGACGATGTTCTCGTCCTCCCGGCACACGATCCCGGCTCTCCAAATCCGCCGGTAACAGCGACACTCGGGGAGGTCAACGCACGAAACGACGATCTTCGACGCGACCGCGAGGAGTTCGTCGAGACGCTCGCTTCCGACATCCCAGATCATCCGCCGAACTTCGAGCGAGTCAAACGCGCGAACGTCGGGCAGGAGTCAGTCCCCGCCGACGAACTGGCCGACCTCGAACTGGGTCCGAACAACTGCGCCGCCGAATAA
- a CDS encoding helix-turn-helix domain-containing protein → MGLYEASIRVKHECPYRQISERYPDLTIREWPLSDCQVLEITTETTPTDDLFEEINQIGTVLHESEDAEGYHVVTQSCLCSLEQSIIDRFEEHNCLYQSPTIYRQGWEHYTVVAFDAEDIRDLLGDLRSDREIELLSKTSISETQIPHSMLAPASQLFDDITDRQLAALQLALESGYYEQPRKTSLRELADQTAVARSTYEEHLRKAENKLLTNTGQFLRLVTATSTADPLQVGDQQDLEQAAD, encoded by the coding sequence ATGGGTCTGTACGAGGCGTCAATCCGTGTCAAACATGAGTGTCCGTACCGGCAGATCTCGGAACGGTATCCGGATTTGACGATCCGCGAATGGCCGCTTAGCGACTGCCAAGTCCTCGAGATTACCACCGAAACAACACCGACTGACGACCTCTTCGAAGAAATTAATCAGATCGGAACAGTATTACACGAATCTGAAGACGCCGAAGGGTATCACGTCGTCACACAGTCCTGTCTCTGCTCACTCGAGCAGTCCATCATCGACCGCTTCGAGGAACACAACTGCCTGTACCAGTCGCCGACGATCTACCGCCAAGGCTGGGAGCACTATACCGTCGTCGCGTTCGATGCCGAGGACATCCGAGATTTGCTTGGGGACCTTCGGTCAGACCGAGAGATCGAACTGCTCTCGAAGACATCGATTTCGGAGACCCAGATTCCCCACAGTATGCTGGCTCCGGCGAGTCAGCTGTTCGACGACATTACCGACCGTCAGTTAGCGGCGCTCCAGCTGGCGCTGGAAAGCGGTTACTACGAACAGCCGCGAAAAACCTCACTACGAGAACTGGCCGATCAGACAGCAGTCGCTCGTTCAACGTACGAGGAACACCTTCGAAAGGCAGAGAACAAACTCCTCACGAACACAGGCCAATTCCTTCGACTCGTCACCGCGACCTCGACAGCAGACCCATTACAGGTCGGTGACCAGCAGGACCTCGAACAGGCGGCAGACTGA
- a CDS encoding inorganic phosphate transporter codes for MDPVLFALFVATALASLFMAWVIGAGSSGATPFAPAVGANAIGTMRAALLVGVFGFVGAVTQGGNVSEAVGSGLVGGMSMPVAGVILVLVLGAGLMAVGIVTGYPIATAFTVTGAVIGVGLALGGTPVWSKYQQIAAVWVLTPFVGGGIAYAIASLLPRPDVPERYSIPVLVGLVSAVLVNIEFGFLGGETSAGTLREVGQQILAVDGRASGFVVTGGVAVGVAAVVWWDVGRDQHGGLQRVLLALGSLVAFSAGGSQVGLAVGPLIPLLKDVETVSMVAVLVGGGLGMLAGSWMGAPRMIKSLAQDYSSLGPRRAISALVPSFLIAQLAVLLGVPVSFNEIVVSAIIGSGAAVGGWNAVDARKIGMTLGAWAGSFVLSFVLAYAAGAMVM; via the coding sequence ATGGACCCCGTTCTCTTCGCCCTCTTTGTGGCTACAGCGCTCGCCAGTCTGTTCATGGCGTGGGTCATCGGCGCCGGATCGAGCGGTGCCACTCCGTTCGCTCCTGCTGTCGGAGCGAACGCTATCGGGACGATGCGAGCCGCGCTCCTGGTCGGGGTTTTCGGGTTCGTCGGCGCCGTCACGCAGGGCGGGAACGTCTCGGAAGCCGTTGGAAGTGGACTCGTCGGTGGGATGAGCATGCCCGTCGCTGGGGTCATCCTCGTGCTGGTGTTGGGTGCCGGCCTGATGGCGGTCGGCATCGTCACCGGGTATCCGATCGCGACCGCGTTCACCGTGACCGGCGCCGTCATCGGTGTCGGCCTCGCCCTCGGTGGGACGCCGGTCTGGTCGAAGTATCAGCAGATCGCCGCCGTCTGGGTGTTGACGCCGTTCGTGGGTGGCGGGATCGCGTACGCAATCGCGAGCCTCCTCCCGCGGCCTGACGTCCCTGAACGGTACAGTATCCCCGTCCTCGTCGGGCTGGTCAGCGCTGTTCTCGTGAACATCGAGTTCGGTTTTCTCGGTGGGGAAACCTCCGCGGGAACCCTTCGAGAAGTCGGACAGCAGATACTGGCAGTCGACGGCCGTGCGTCGGGGTTCGTCGTGACTGGTGGTGTCGCCGTGGGTGTCGCTGCCGTCGTCTGGTGGGACGTCGGTCGGGACCAACATGGAGGGCTACAGCGCGTGCTGCTCGCGCTCGGCTCGCTCGTGGCGTTCTCCGCTGGCGGTAGCCAGGTCGGACTCGCAGTCGGGCCCCTGATTCCACTCCTCAAGGATGTCGAGACGGTGTCGATGGTTGCAGTACTGGTCGGCGGTGGCTTGGGGATGCTCGCGGGTTCGTGGATGGGGGCTCCCCGGATGATCAAGTCGCTCGCGCAGGACTACTCGTCGCTGGGGCCGCGACGCGCCATCTCCGCGCTCGTCCCGTCGTTCCTGATCGCACAGCTGGCCGTCCTGCTAGGGGTTCCCGTCTCGTTCAACGAGATCGTCGTCAGCGCGATCATCGGGAGTGGCGCGGCAGTCGGCGGGTGGAACGCCGTCGACGCCCGGAAAATAGGCATGACACTCGGAGCGTGGGCGGGTTCGTTCGTACTCTCGTTCGTTCTCGCATACGCGGCGGGCGCTATGGTCATGTAG
- a CDS encoding YeeE/YedE family protein: protein MADRHPLFKPLIFVGGLVFGFGLGFSHMARPEVVLNFLKFDDLGLPFVMFGAAIVSGVAFALLPRIRDAAPLTGNPYERRLKPFDRNVLAGGAVFGVGWGLSGICPGAAYASLGVGNITILWALGGMFVGAYAQGYWRSRSRTGDTVPAGAD from the coding sequence ATGGCGGATAGACATCCCCTGTTCAAACCGCTGATCTTCGTCGGCGGGCTGGTCTTCGGGTTCGGGCTCGGGTTCAGCCACATGGCGCGTCCGGAGGTCGTGCTGAACTTCCTCAAGTTCGACGACCTCGGCCTGCCGTTCGTGATGTTCGGCGCCGCCATCGTCTCCGGGGTGGCGTTCGCGCTACTCCCCCGGATTCGAGACGCCGCGCCGCTCACCGGCAACCCCTACGAGCGGCGGCTGAAGCCGTTCGACCGGAACGTCCTCGCCGGCGGCGCCGTCTTCGGCGTCGGTTGGGGGCTCTCCGGCATCTGTCCCGGGGCTGCGTACGCGAGCCTCGGCGTCGGGAACATCACGATCCTGTGGGCGCTCGGCGGGATGTTCGTCGGCGCGTACGCTCAGGGCTACTGGCGCAGCCGCAGCCGGACCGGCGACACCGTCCCGGCGGGCGCCGACTAA
- a CDS encoding YeeE/YedE family protein, giving the protein MVIDPVPLQLVAELFPNGISRYAVGGLLVGLGTVLIYVGTGIPAGASTFLESTLSYVSGQSRFRQYVASRDWRLVFTAGIILGGLAFAATVQSGVVTTSLYEPGTTGQLYEVAGVTLWTTDVQPWRLFLGGILVGIGTRVGKGCTSGHGVCGVGSASKTSLVGVLTFLTVAIGTAQVVAALGVSP; this is encoded by the coding sequence ATGGTAATTGATCCAGTCCCGCTCCAACTCGTCGCCGAGCTGTTCCCCAACGGGATCAGCCGATACGCCGTCGGTGGGCTACTCGTCGGACTCGGCACCGTCCTGATCTACGTCGGGACGGGCATCCCCGCCGGGGCGAGTACGTTCCTGGAGTCGACGCTCTCGTACGTGTCCGGCCAGTCGCGGTTCCGGCAGTACGTCGCCTCGCGGGACTGGCGGCTCGTGTTTACCGCCGGCATCATCCTCGGCGGACTGGCCTTCGCCGCGACGGTCCAGTCCGGCGTGGTCACGACCTCTCTGTACGAGCCCGGGACCACAGGACAGTTGTACGAGGTCGCCGGCGTCACGCTCTGGACGACTGACGTCCAGCCGTGGCGGCTGTTCCTCGGCGGGATCCTCGTCGGCATCGGGACCAGGGTCGGCAAGGGCTGTACGTCCGGCCACGGCGTCTGTGGCGTCGGCTCGGCGTCGAAGACCTCACTCGTGGGCGTGCTGACGTTCCTGACGGTCGCGATCGGGACGGCACAGGTCGTCGCCGCATTAGGGGTGAGCCCGTAA
- a CDS encoding MBL fold metallo-hydrolase, protein MDAEEFPTPDVEVETIAADKLKERIDTDEDITLLDTRMESDYEEWRIDGENVTSINVPYFEFLDDEIDDDVLDRIPDDREVTVLCAKGGASEYVAGTLVERDYEVDHLEDGMNGWASIYETVEVTDYDGAGTLLQYQRPSSGCLGYFLYDDGEAAIIDPLRAFTDRYLADADDLGVDLKYALDTHVHADHISGVRDLDDAGVEGVIPNAAVDRGVTYADDLANAADGDTFQIGDATIETVHTPGHTTGMTSYLVDGSLLATGDGLFVESVARPDLEEGDEGAPDAARMLYESLRERVLALPDDTLVGGAHFSDAAEPADDGTYTAPVGDLVAEMDALTMDEDEFVDLILSDMPPRPANYEDIIATNLGQNTVDDEEAFTLELGPNNCAASQESLAGD, encoded by the coding sequence ATGGACGCCGAAGAGTTCCCGACGCCGGATGTTGAAGTCGAAACGATCGCAGCGGACAAGCTGAAAGAGCGTATCGACACGGACGAGGATATCACGCTTCTCGACACGCGGATGGAGTCCGACTACGAGGAGTGGCGCATCGACGGTGAAAACGTCACGTCGATCAACGTCCCCTACTTCGAGTTCCTCGACGACGAGATCGACGACGACGTTCTCGACCGTATTCCCGACGACCGCGAGGTGACCGTCCTGTGCGCGAAGGGCGGCGCCAGCGAGTACGTCGCGGGCACGCTCGTCGAGCGCGACTACGAGGTCGACCACCTCGAAGACGGCATGAACGGCTGGGCGAGCATCTACGAAACCGTCGAAGTCACCGACTACGACGGCGCCGGCACGCTCCTCCAGTACCAGCGTCCCTCTTCCGGCTGTCTCGGCTACTTCCTCTACGACGACGGTGAGGCCGCGATCATCGACCCGCTGCGGGCGTTCACCGACCGCTACCTCGCCGACGCCGACGACCTCGGTGTCGACCTGAAGTACGCGCTGGACACCCACGTCCACGCCGACCACATCTCCGGCGTGCGTGATCTCGACGACGCGGGCGTCGAGGGCGTCATCCCGAACGCGGCCGTCGACCGCGGCGTCACGTACGCCGACGACCTGGCGAACGCCGCTGACGGCGACACCTTCCAGATCGGCGACGCCACCATCGAGACCGTTCACACGCCCGGCCACACCACGGGGATGACCTCCTACCTCGTCGACGGGAGTCTGCTCGCGACCGGCGACGGACTGTTCGTCGAGAGCGTCGCCCGCCCCGACCTCGAGGAGGGCGACGAGGGCGCGCCCGACGCCGCGCGCATGCTCTACGAGTCGCTCCGAGAGCGCGTCCTGGCGTTGCCCGACGACACCCTGGTTGGGGGCGCACACTTCAGCGACGCCGCCGAGCCCGCCGATGACGGCACCTACACCGCACCCGTCGGTGACCTCGTCGCGGAGATGGACGCGCTCACGATGGACGAGGACGAGTTCGTCGACCTGATCCTCTCGGACATGCCTCCGCGGCCGGCCAACTACGAGGACATTATCGCGACGAACCTCGGGCAGAACACCGTCGACGACGAGGAAGCGTTCACGCTCGAACTCGGCCCCAACAACTGCGCGGCGAGTCAAGAGTCGCTCGCGGGTGACTGA
- a CDS encoding sulfurtransferase TusA family protein, whose translation MSVKYDIAETLDVKGASCPMPVVKTKGAIDDLAVGDIFEVLATDPGSMSDIDGWASGTTGVEIVDQEEGDDVYKHYVRKTE comes from the coding sequence ATGAGTGTTAAATACGATATCGCGGAGACCCTCGACGTGAAAGGTGCATCGTGCCCAATGCCTGTGGTGAAGACGAAAGGCGCAATCGACGACCTCGCTGTTGGGGATATCTTCGAGGTGTTAGCCACCGATCCGGGAAGTATGAGCGACATCGATGGGTGGGCCTCCGGGACGACAGGCGTCGAGATCGTCGATCAGGAGGAAGGCGACGACGTGTACAAACACTACGTGCGCAAGACAGAGTGA
- a CDS encoding DsrE family protein → MEKIGIIVSDDDPKNLAMAVNLGHTAFASDTEVLIYFTFDGLTHLLKGDKDLSSIRPLLDEGMPNPYDLLNALVTDGGEAVTTVACTTTLDMLQWEQDAIDDDVTDTFAGAATFLEASEDADQVFTF, encoded by the coding sequence ATGGAAAAGATAGGAATTATCGTCAGTGACGACGATCCGAAAAATCTCGCGATGGCCGTAAACCTCGGCCACACTGCCTTCGCATCTGACACGGAGGTGTTAATCTACTTCACCTTCGACGGTCTTACACACCTCCTCAAGGGGGACAAAGACCTCTCGTCGATCCGACCGCTCCTTGACGAGGGAATGCCGAACCCGTACGATCTGCTCAACGCACTCGTGACCGACGGCGGCGAGGCCGTGACGACCGTCGCCTGTACGACGACACTCGACATGCTCCAGTGGGAGCAGGACGCAATCGACGACGACGTGACGGACACGTTCGCCGGGGCGGCGACATTCCTCGAGGCATCTGAGGACGCCGACCAGGTGTTCACCTTTTGA
- a CDS encoding DsrE/DsrF/DrsH-like family protein: MSVDTPDGSADSAPSRAELAARVDGLEDALADATGEDDSKKMSIIATKGTLDMAYPPLILASTAAAFGYEVTVFHTFWGLEILHEERSKNLKLSSVGNPNMPVPNAVAALPGMDRVTTKMMERKIDDNDTASVEELLETSLDMGVEFQACQMTIDLMDYDEDDFYDGVTTGVGAATALQDMADADIQLLV, encoded by the coding sequence ATGAGTGTCGATACTCCCGATGGGTCGGCGGACAGCGCACCCTCGCGCGCTGAGCTTGCTGCCCGCGTCGACGGACTCGAGGACGCGCTCGCCGACGCCACCGGCGAGGACGACTCCAAGAAGATGAGCATCATCGCGACGAAGGGGACGCTCGACATGGCGTACCCGCCGCTCATCCTCGCCAGCACCGCCGCCGCGTTCGGCTACGAGGTGACCGTCTTCCACACGTTCTGGGGGCTGGAGATCCTCCACGAGGAGCGCTCGAAGAACCTCAAGCTGAGCTCCGTTGGCAATCCCAACATGCCGGTCCCGAACGCGGTCGCGGCGCTCCCGGGCATGGACCGCGTGACGACGAAGATGATGGAGCGGAAAATCGACGACAACGACACCGCGAGTGTCGAGGAACTGCTCGAGACGAGCCTCGACATGGGCGTGGAGTTCCAAGCCTGTCAGATGACCATCGACCTGATGGACTACGACGAGGACGACTTCTACGACGGCGTTACGACCGGCGTCGGCGCTGCGACCGCCCTCCAGGACATGGCAGACGCCGACATCCAGCTGCTGGTTTGA
- a CDS encoding extracellular solute-binding protein, translating to MSVPEQSEDGRANRRAVLAALGGVTSVGSLAGCTRNATDSVDVLSAGSLATTFEDHVGPAFEKETGIALHGEYYGANAVMRMVEDRTKHPDVIVSADATLLRDRLYGEFTDWDVTFASNSLGIGYNANTEFGRRLDGGEPWYDLALETDEGDLAISDPNLDPLGYRAVQAFELAKAEHGLDSFRDRLLQTVYEEPEEPQLLAGVESGSRAGAVIYRNMAVDHELPFFEFPDEYNFADPELADHYATVTYTTDEGYTVEGRPILYNATVNNEATTPDAGCRLVQFLIDNPNVLVDAGLTVGDKVPRPAGNVPNEMEL from the coding sequence GTGAGCGTTCCCGAACAGTCCGAAGACGGACGAGCAAACCGCCGCGCCGTCCTCGCGGCGCTGGGCGGCGTCACGAGCGTTGGGAGCCTCGCCGGTTGTACCCGCAACGCTACTGATTCGGTCGACGTCCTGTCGGCCGGAAGCCTCGCCACAACTTTCGAAGATCATGTCGGACCGGCGTTCGAAAAGGAGACCGGAATTGCCCTCCACGGTGAATATTACGGGGCAAACGCGGTGATGCGGATGGTCGAAGACCGGACAAAACACCCTGACGTGATCGTGAGTGCCGACGCGACACTACTTCGTGACCGACTGTACGGCGAGTTCACGGACTGGGATGTCACCTTCGCATCGAACAGCCTCGGGATCGGGTACAACGCGAATACTGAATTCGGACGGCGTCTCGACGGAGGAGAACCGTGGTACGACCTCGCGCTGGAAACGGACGAGGGTGACCTCGCGATCAGTGACCCGAATCTCGATCCGCTCGGCTATCGTGCGGTACAGGCGTTCGAGCTGGCCAAAGCGGAGCACGGACTCGATAGCTTCCGGGACCGGCTGCTCCAGACGGTCTACGAAGAGCCAGAAGAACCACAACTGCTGGCGGGTGTCGAAAGCGGGTCCCGAGCGGGGGCCGTCATCTATCGGAACATGGCTGTCGATCACGAGTTGCCGTTTTTCGAGTTCCCTGATGAATACAATTTCGCCGATCCCGAGCTGGCAGACCACTACGCGACTGTGACCTACACGACCGACGAGGGGTACACTGTAGAAGGACGGCCGATACTGTATAACGCGACGGTCAACAACGAAGCAACTACACCGGATGCCGGCTGCCGACTCGTCCAGTTTCTCATCGACAATCCGAACGTCCTCGTCGACGCGGGATTGACGGTCGGGGACAAGGTCCCTCGCCCGGCCGGGAACGTTCCGAACGAGATGGAACTGTGA